The Erinaceus europaeus chromosome 6, mEriEur2.1, whole genome shotgun sequence sequence AGTTTGGCTCTACAGTGGGTGTTTACTAAGCCCCATTCAGCCAGCACAAGGTGGCCCTGGATGCTGGATTCTCTGACCTCCCTCCCCATTTGGAGACCTCCAGACCCCCAGAAAAAGCCAGTCTTGGCGGCAGGGTGGGGCTGATACCTTGGTGGGGGAGCCCAGAATGGGGGGCAAGGGGTTCCGCTGAAGGAAGTCGGGCAGCTTAGGTGAGCCACGCAGGGGCCGGCAGGGTGGCAGCCCGGGGGCCAGCTGgggtgggctggctgggggcggGCTGAAGGTCAACCCCAGTGGGTCCGTCGGGGGCTTGGGCAGCTTGGGGCGGATGACGTGCAGGTCTGACAGGTTGGGGGCGCTGTGCAGGCGGCTGCCCAGCCCAGTGAGGTGGGAAGAGTGCTCCGGCACTGAGGAGCCTGGTGAGACCAGCCTGGTCACCCCCACACCCAGGAGCTCTCTCCGAGGGCAGGAAGAACAGGAAgggtcccactccccacccaacCACAGAACTAAGCACTCCTACCTGAGCGTGGGGACCGGCCAGCCCGAATCTCAGCCCCCTGGGGGGAGGGCACCCTGCTCCAGCCTGGCCGCTCAGGGATGGTTCCAACttgggggagaggggcagggtcAGTATCTGAACAGGAAGCCATGGGCCCAGCCTGCTCATTGCAGAGCTCACCTTGTGGGGAGGGTGTGTAGGGTCTGCCCCCACCCAGGGACAGCTTCCTGGCCAGGGCTGCTCCATGCTCGACGTGGGTTGGGGGTGACAGGCTGGCCCGTGTGAAGCCCAGGGGGCTGGCACTGCCTGACCTGCGGACAGTGGAGGACCTGGAGAGTGGCCAGGTAAGCAGAGTGAGGGAGGCTTCTGGGGTGCTGCAGACGGGGAGCCCAAGGCACAGGGGGACAGACCCTTGGACCTCCTGGTGACCCTCTTACTTCTGTCAAGTCTACCCGACAACACTGTGGGCACCCACTGCCACCACCGGCTGCCCTAGCAAGGGACAGTGCTCTGCCCGGACCTGTAGTCCTCTGCACAGTCcctggggggaggggcggggctctGGTACCAAGAGTTGTGCTCACCGGGATGTCTGGCAGTGGGCAGGCGACTGGAGGTTCTGCTCAATGCGCTGGTAGTTGTGCAGCTGCGTGGGGACAGGGATGGGAACCGAGGCCCCGCACCTGCTGTGGGAAAGGCGCCCACAGGATGTGAAGATCAGGGACACAGGCAGCCCTGGTCCAGGACTCCCTCCGCATCAGCCACACACCTGCATTCCAGGCAGCCTGCAGGAGTGTCAATCCAGGCCTGGCCGGCTCCCCTCACCACCCATCCACCTGTGTCCCCACCTGATTAGGGACGGTTCCTTGGCAACTCACCCCGAGGGGCTGGGCGAGCTGCTACAGGGTGGGGACGGAGACGGGGTCTGGCCGTGACTCTCCAGGCCTGCTGAGGCCACCAGCGAGCTCCTGAAGGCAGGCACGGGGCAGACAATGCTGTGGGTTCAGGCCTGGGCACAACCAGCTCAGCCCAGATGGGGGGCCCCGGCTTCCCCTCACTTACCCACTGCACATCAGGCTGTCTGGGGGGGGACGGGACCCGGCTACCTCGGCCACCAGATCACCTGTGATGGGACAGTTAGGCTGACCTGGACCTCCTCTCACACCATGGTCTTTGCTTTCCCCTCCTGTTCAGGCCACCATAGCTCCCAGCTGGGGGTCTGGCTACCCACCTCAGCCCAAGAAGCGCAGGCAAGTGGCACACTGACCCGTGGGACCTGGCTTTGACGCTGGCCCAgctgggcctgagcagtgcatTCAGTTGGAGCTGCCCTAGGCCATAGTCAGGCCCACCGTGTCCCTCCACCCACAGTCCTGACCTGCAAACTGGGCGGGGACCATGACGAAGTCGTCTGTGTCACAAGAGTCCTTGCTGCTGCCACCTGAGTCACGGGAGCCCTGCAGGAAGCCAGCGGCCTCGGCCGGGGATATGAGTGTCTTCTGCAGCTGCTGCATGTCACCCAAGGACTAGGGCCAGGACATCGGCTTGGTGACCACTCCCGAAGCTAGCCTCCCCTCCTACCTACCAAGAGGCTCCCTCACACTAGGCCTGGCCACCCTGGGGTCGGGGTAGAGTTCCCAGAAGACTCATCTTTGGGGGCCCCTCCCACCTCTTCCTGCATAGGCCTGAGTGGGGTGGACACTGCATCCTAGCAGGCCCATCACAGGCTGGGGACCCAACCTCCCACACATGCCCAGAGGACCTTCCGAGGCCTGTGCAGTGCCCGTGGCTGCATGCCAGTGCCAAGGACTCCAGGACAGGGACTGTGGGGCATCAGCTGGGCCCTTCCCAGCAGCTACAGCGCCCTGTCTCAGGAGCTGGCTCAGGGGTACTCACCGGTGGGGAGGCCAAGTGCGAGGTGGAGCTGCTGCTGGAGCTGCTGCCAGACCCCGAGCTTGGGTAGGAGGGTACAGGCACTGGTGGGGCTGCGGAGGGCCAGCATCAGCATCCCATGCAGCTCCCACCCATCAGGGCCCTGCAGCACCCCTCTAGGGACCCCCTGGGACTCACACTTCTTCACTGCAGCACTGGCGTCCAGAAAAGGGTGATGGAAGaactcatctgcagggggaaaagggcAAAGCGTGAGGAAGGGCCCAGCTGCTGAGTCCTAGAGTGCAGGTCGCCCCACCCCGCCCAGCCTTCCTATGGGGCCTGAGCTGCACCTGGCATGTTGCCAGGCACAGAAGAGCCGTGCAGGTGGTAGCACTGGAGGGGGCTGGAACACTAACTGAACAGGGCCTTTCAGTCTATACTGCTGCAGACCAGCAGCTGGCCATGGCCAGGGCTGGCAGGAGTACAGCTGCGGGGCTCTCTGGGGGTCAGGAGAACTCACCGAAGTCCATGCGGTCCCTGTGGTTGCGCTGGAGTAAAGACAGAAGCAGCTGTCGCAGTGGGGCTGAGGTCTCCCGGGGGATGCTGGTGACAGAGGGACACACTGAGCGGGGTCCCGTTGGCCAGGGGATAGGCAAAGGGCACGGAAAAGAGGACACTCACGTGGGCACCAGTGTCTTGTTCTTCTCATAGAAGAGGCGGAGGTCCTGGGGACTGCTGGCCTAGTGGGGACAACGATGAGTTAGTTCCCTGCTCAGTCACCGGGGCTACTCCAGGGCCTCCACCCCTGCCCAACCAGCACCCCTCAGCCCAACAAACACATGTGCAAACACCCTGTGCCCCTCATGCCTCCTGCAGCCAGTGGCCTCAGGACAGGTTCCTGCCCCTACCCAGGTCAGAGGACAGGGTCTCCTTCCTACTCTGGGGGCTTATGTGGGGCCTCCTAGGCTGTGATGTGACAgtactgctttttctttttttaaattttaattattactggatagagatagaaatggaaggggaagaggagctaaaggggaagagagacagaccacttgtgaagccttcgccctgcaagtagggatggggtaggggtttgaacctaggtcctgtgcactgtaatgtgttggcttaaccagctgtgctaccacccagcctgacaatctacttttcttttcttgcctccagggttattgctggggctcagtgcctgcaccaggcatccactgctcctagagaccatttttcccccttttgttacccttgtcgttgtcattattgttgacactgctattgttgctggacaggacagaaagaaatcgagagatggggagacagagagggggagtgaagcgacctccgtacaggtggggagccagaggcttgaaccagggtccttacgccaatccttgcgctttgcgccacctggcttaacctgctgcactaccgcccgatcctGAGTCTTATTTCTTAAGTGGAAAGCACCCCAGCCCCTCAGAGTGCCCAGAATGGGTCTGGCTTGCCCCATGGGCAACATGTGCTGTGCTGTTCAGACACTATTAAGACATCCTACAGAAGCAGGGGGGCTGGTAGCCATGGGCCTGTCCAAACAGAGAGCCTACCTCCCAAATGTGGGGCACAGCCCAGAACCTGGGTGCAGGACAGCAGCCAGGATTCTTGGCTGTGTCACAGCAGGAGCCAGCAAGGCCAGGAGATTCAGCAAGAAGGGCAAGCCAGAGCAGACAGACTCCTCGCTCACCTGGAAGGGCGCCTTCCCCGTCAGGCACTGGTACACGATGGTGCCAATGCTCCACAGATCCGCTTTCCCATCGTAGTGCTGGGACATAATGACCTCAGGAGCCTGTGGACAGACCCAAGTCTGTGCTTCCCAAGAACACAAGCAGGGCCCAGCCAGGGAGGGTGCACACCACCCCCAGACACCTGCCAGGTGGGTATAAACACCAAGGTGAGGCTTGGGGTAGGGCACCACCTACCATGTACATGGGGGAGCCACAGAGTGTGGCAGCCATCATGTTGCTCTGCAAGTATCGGGCGAAACCAAAGTCGGCTGCAGAGAAAAACCCATGTGATAAAGGAGGACAGCCAGCCAGCACCCCCACAGCCTGAATACCATGCCAGCGGCCTCACCGATCTTCACACGGATATTGTTGGGGTTGGCACGGCGGCCACCGGGGTTGGACAGCAGGATGTTCTGTGGTTTCAGGTCACGGTGGATGATGCCCTTGCTGTGTAGCAGCCGCATGGCGCCCACGATCTGCTGCAGGAACAGCCTGATGGTGTCCTCGCTCAACGTGCGCATGGCTGCAGGGTACAGGGCACAGGCTGCTACACCTCTGGCACTGCCCCTGGAGCCAGGCCACCCAACATAGCCAGCATGCCACTCTCCACACCCAGGCCTCAGTCAATGAGGATGGCAGGTACCTACCCAGACTGGCTAGCAGGGGGATGCTGTGGGTGGGGTCACCGAGAGGAGCCTGCCCTTCACATAGGTGAGGCAGGTGGGCCCCAGTAAAGCCTAGCCTCTCATAGCACAGGGTCCCTGAGTGGGGACAGGGTTGGGGTCACTCACTGTGCAGGTAGTCAGCCAGGTCCCCGCCATTGCAGTACTGTAAGACACCAGTGCCCCGTCAGTAGAGAATGAGCCTCTGCTACCCCCAGGCACCTACCATGGCCCTAAGCTGCTAGACCCTACCCCTGCATGATGGTCCTTGGGTGGGACTTACCTCCATGACCAGGTAGACAGAATTAGCCATTTCCTGCAGAACAGAAGGAGCAGTGAGGGGAAGGCACCCAGGTTCCCGGGAGCTCATTGGCCTGAGGGGGCACCTGCCCAGGGTGAGGGCCTCTGTCTCCATGGCTGACTTGGCTCAAAGCACTGACAGCCTCTTGGGTAGTACCACCAGGCCAGCTTCCAGCAGAGCCTCATGGCCATCCCCGCTCACGGTGGCaaagtggggaaactgaggtccaAGAAACCAGGTTAAGCTGTCCTGTGAGGCCTGGCACTTTCCCAGCTGAGGGGCAGCCCTGTGGGGCCCCAGGCCAGGGCTGGCAGGGgcagaagcaggtttgcagacaCCTGTGACCCACAGTGCTCCCTCTGTGTGGCTGCAGGGCAGCTCTGCCCTGGAGGACAGCAAGACCAGCCCATGTGCTCATCATGCTAGGTCCCCTGTGAGGCACAAACAGCATTTGGCAGGAAGTCACTGTGCCCCGAGGCAGCTGGAGACGAACTGCCACTAGGTCTGGCCTAAGGatggatgagtgtgtgtgtgtgtgggggggacaggAGTCAGGAGAGCAATGAGGATCAGACACCCCAGAACAAAGAGCCTGTCAGGACAGCTGGACAGTGACGTGCTTACACACTCCTGAGACCAAGCCTGGCCGGCTGGGTGTGACCAGTAGTGTCCATCCTGGCCAAGTTCCCCACCACGGAAGCTGACACATCACCACGTGGTTAACCCCGCCCCCAGATCCTGCTGCAAGACACCCCCAGGCCCTTAGCCCTCTCTGTAGGCCAGCTCCAATGTCCCCTCTTCCCAGGGTGCCTGGGCTCCTTCTCCATGGTTCTACCAGGACTGAGAAGTGAGCAGGGGACTCAACACAGAAACCTGACAGGATATGGGCTGCTTCCCAGGAGTGTGAGGTAGTCACATACCCAGGCTGGCATCAAGATTCCCCAACACCTGTCTGTGGGGGCACATGAATCCTGATCCATGGAAACGGTGAAAGTCCCCACCTGTATCTCACACAGACAGGCAGGAAACAGCTGGTGCAGCAAGCCTGGCACGGGTGCCCAGGCACGTAGGAGGTTGCCTGCCCAGCGCTAAGGTGCTTGCCTTAAGAGGATCACAGCCACCCACTCCCGCTGCTGAGCTGGGCCAGGCCAGTGGGCGGAGCTTCTGACCCAGTTCATACAGGTGGAGCTGGAAGGGGGAGCCAGGTAGAGCTCCCTGGggactggtggggtgggggagctcaTGTGttagtttgaggccccagccaaTGCACAGTGGGGCACACACAGGTCAAGTGTCCTGAGCTGAGACCACACTCCTGTCCCAGGGACAGAGCCCCCTTGTGACACCATCATAGGATACATGGCccacagactccaaagctaaGGGCCCCCTGGGGAGACCAGTGACTCTGAGGGCTACCAAGTCCCATGACCCTAGCCTGGGTCACCCACACCCAACGTTGTCTGCACCTTAGACCCCAGACTTCTGAGACACAAAGCATGACTTCTGTTCCTGATGATGCTTCCAGGCGGACTCCCAGCCAGCCCCTCCTCCAGAGATACAGACAAAATGcgacagagactgagaaacacTACAGTGCTGCCACTCCACCCAAGAAGCCCCctaccatggtgctcccataggGAGCTGGGTCTCCaagccagggccttgcacacagCAGGGAATCACACTGTACCAAGCAGAAAGGAGTCCTGGGACCAGCACCCTGGGAAAAGAGGAGCCCAGGCCCACCCAGAACCCAGGTGGGCAGCAGAATAAGAGACTGGGACCAACAAGGCCCAGGACACACACTGTCCTAAAAGAACTTTGCTAATTCCAGGATCAGGCTGTCCGAGGCTGGGTTGAGTCAGAGCAGCCTGGGTACCTGCCGGACGAGGTGCTGGCCCAGGGAGGGTGTGGCCACCCAGCTGCTTCTCCCAAGGTGCACAGGAAGCTGGGATGAACAGGGCCACCCCACAATCTCACACACTGCAGTCGGACCAGAGCCCATCCTGTGGTCCCCAGAGACAGGCCTAGTGCTCCAGCCACCACCCACAAGTCTGGGTGTCAGATCCACAGCACAGAGACCACATCCCACCCTTGCCTGATGTGCTCGCTTGCAGCATGCCAGGAGCCTCCTTTACATGTAAACAGCACCTACAGATCACAATGGCATCCACACTGCATTTATCAGCTACATGCATGGGCTTAGCTCGCAGAAAGGGCTCACCCTAACTGCAAGCCTACCCCCAACAGGAAGGTGTACTGGAGTCTAGGTGACACTGATGCCCTCCCCAATCAGGTGCAACAGGGCCCAGCCCTTGACCACTACACCATCTAGTCTCATAAGAAGCTGGACACATACCTGGGGTGGGTAACCCCAGAACAACTCAGGGGGAGGCATGGTGACATAGACCCAGCTTCCAAAGCAGGATGCCAAGGCAAGGCTGCAGCCCTCTGCCCACAGGCCTGGTAGCTGACTGAAGCACTGACTGAGGAGAGTCCACTGAACAACCCAAGTTTAGTCCTGCTTGGTCAGGGGTCAGTTGTAGCATCACACCCACGCACAGGCGCTAACAGCAGAGGCCAACTTCCCGGCTCTCAGCTCCCAGACAGGAAGACGGCCATGACCTCCTGGTCCAAATGTCCAAAGAGTGGCCTCTGAGGACCACAGCTTGGCACCTGCCCCAAACCAAACACACATCCCTGCCCCAGGATGGCTCCTTCCAGAAATTCATGCTGCTcagggtggaggaagaggagccaCACTGGCAGCAAGTCCCAGAACCACTAACTCGCATCCAGCCTGAAGCAGGGAGCATCTACGCACTGGGGTGCCAGTAGCATAGACTTGCGGCGCTCACAGACCCCTTCTATCACACAAGTCCACAATCCTCTCTCAGAGTATGAGGAGTCTCAGACACTTGCCTGTGCTCTGCAGGGTCAGGTAGCCGAGCCAGGCTGGCCACTAAGCTGAGGTACCAAACtctgagggaggggggaggggtgagaggtGAATTTCCAGAAGAGGGGTGCAAGTTCTCACAGGCAGGGGGAGTAGCAGGGAACCTTCTCTGCAGAGAAGCTCGGAGGCAACAGGCAGCAGGGGCACCTCTGCTGTGCAAAGGACTGTCCCCAGACACTCAGGAGGAGCCAGGCAGGTCCTCTGCAGCATAGCTCTACCTGGACAGGAACAAGAACAGGAGAGACCTTCTCTCCTGCTTCATTTTGTCCATGACCAAATCCAGTCTCTTAGATCTAAAAGCCACGTTCCCGTGTCTGAGGAAACAAGGTGGCCTGCCTGAAACACTTCCTCCGTGAAGAGAGCCACAGCAGGATGTGGCACTGCCCACAGCCAGGTGTGGCACAGCTGGATGAGGACAGTGGAGTGTGAGGGAGGTGGAGGGCGGGCAGGGACACTGCTTCTCCCCTGGGGCTTGCCGGTACTCTAGCACACTGGACAGAACCCTCCCCACGTTACCATGTGTCATGCCAGTCTCCAAAGCCACCGCCCAGCTCAGCATGGGGAGGGAAGAGGCCACCAAAACACAGGCAGGGCTTCCCCTCCCTCGGCCAAGCCTCAGTAAACAGGTTTCAAAACCATTAGTCAGCACTTTGACGGGCAGGCTGCCCAGCCTGGCGCCTGGGGTTCCTGTCCCCAAGCTGTGCTCATGGGGCCCGGACCTCTACCGAGGTGGG is a genomic window containing:
- the ULK1 gene encoding serine/threonine-protein kinase ULK1 isoform X1, translated to MEPRGGLETVGKFEFSRKDLIGHGAFAVVFKGRHREKHDLEVAVKCINKKSLAKSQTLLGKEIKILKELKHENIVALYDFQEMANSVYLVMEYCNGGDLADYLHTMRTLSEDTIRLFLQQIVGAMRLLHSKGIIHRDLKPQNILLSNPGGRRANPNNIRVKIADFGFARYLQSNMMAATLCGSPMYMAPEVIMSQHYDGKADLWSIGTIVYQCLTGKAPFQASSPQDLRLFYEKNKTLVPTIPRETSAPLRQLLLSLLQRNHRDRMDFDEFFHHPFLDASAAVKKSPPVPVPSYPSSGSGSSSSSSSTSHLASPPSLGDMQQLQKTLISPAEAAGFLQGSRDSGGSSKDSCDTDDFVMVPAQFAGDLVAEVAGSRPPPDSLMCSGSSLVASAGLESHGQTPSPSPPCSSSPSPSGRCGASVPIPVPTQLHNYQRIEQNLQSPAHCQTSRSSTVRRSGSASPLGFTRASLSPPTHVEHGAALARKLSLGGGRPYTPSPQGELCNEQAGPMASCSDTDPAPLPQVGTIPERPGWSRVPSPQGAEIRAGRSPRSGSSVPEHSSHLTGLGSRLHSAPNLSDLHVIRPKLPKPPTDPLGLTFSPPPASPPQLAPGLPPCRPLRGSPKLPDFLQRNPLPPILGSPTKAVSTLDFPKTPSSQNLLTLLARQGVVVTPPRNRTLPDLSEAGPLHGQPLGPGLRLPEDAKSPFGRSFSTGRLTDLLLKAAFGTQAPDSGSTDSLQERPMDVAPSAGFGGSLHPGARAGGASSPAPVVFTVGSPPSGTTPPQGPRTRMFSVGSSSSLSSAGSSSARHLVPAEAPPELPIPGHCCSFADPLTVNLEGAVTFEAPDLPEETLMEQEHTEILHSLRFTLVFAEHILEMAALKGSASEAAGGPEFQLQESVVADQISLLSREWGFAEQLVLYLKVAELLSAGLQTAIEQIRAGKLCLSSTVKQVVRELNELYKASVVSCEGLSLRLQRFFMDKHRLLDRIQSVTAEKLIFSHAVQMVQSAALDEMFHRREDCVQRYHKALLLLEGLQHILTDQADVESIAKCKLCIERRLSALLTGICP
- the ULK1 gene encoding serine/threonine-protein kinase ULK1 isoform X3, with the translated sequence MEPRGGLETVGKFEFSRKDLIGHGAFAVVFKGRHREKHDLEVAVKCINKKSLAKSQTLLGKEIKILKELKHENIVALYDFQEMANSVYLVMEYCNGGDLADYLHTMRTLSEDTIRLFLQQIVGAMRLLHSKGIIHRDLKPQNILLSNPGGRRANPNNIRVKIADFGFARYLQSNMMAATLCGSPMYMAPEVIMSQHYDGKADLWSIGTIVYQCLTGKAPFQASSPQDLRLFYEKNKTLVPTIPRETSAPLRQLLLSLLQRNHRDRMDFDEFFHHPFLDASAAVKKSPPVPVPSYPSSGSGSSSSSSSTSHLASPPSLGDMQQLQKTLISPAEAAGFLQGSRDSGGSSKDSCDTDDFVMVPAQFAGDLVAEVAGSRPPPDSLMCSGSSLVASAGLESHGQTPSPSPPCSSSPSPSGRCGASVPIPVPTQLHNYQRIEQNLQSPAHCQTSRSSTVRRSGSASPLGFTRASLSPPTHVEHGAALARKLSLGGGRPYTPSPQVGTIPERPGWSRVPSPQGAEIRAGRSPRSGSSVPEHSSHLTGLGSRLHSAPNLSDLHVIRPKLPKPPTDPLGLTFSPPPASPPQLAPGLPPCRPLRGSPKLPDFLQRNPLPPILGSPTKAVSTLDFPKTPSSQNLLTLLARQGVVVTPPRNRTLPDLSEAGPLHGQPLGPGLRLPEDAKSPFGRSFSTGRLTDLLLKAAFGTQAPDSGSTDSLQERPMDVAPSAGFGGSLHPGARAGGASSPAPVVFTVGSPPSGTTPPQGPRTRMFSVGSSSSLSSAGSSSARHLVPAEAPPELPIPGHCCSFADPLTVNLEGAVTFEAPDLPEETLMEQEHTEILHSLRFTLVFAEHILEMAALKGSASEAAGGPEFQLQESVVADQISLLSREWGFAEQLVLYLKVAELLSAGLQTAIEQIRAGKLCLSSTVKQVVRELNELYKASVVSCEGLSLRLQRFFMDKHRLLDRIQSVTAEKLIFSHAVQMVQSAALDEMFHRREDCVQRYHKALLLLEGLQHILTDQADVESIAKCKLCIERRLSALLTGICP
- the ULK1 gene encoding serine/threonine-protein kinase ULK1 isoform X2, which translates into the protein MEPRGGLETVGKFEFSRKDLIGHGAFAVVFKGRHREKHDLEVAVKCINKKSLAKSQTLLGKEIKILKELKHENIVALYDFQEMANSVYLVMEYCNGGDLADYLHTMRTLSEDTIRLFLQQIVGAMRLLHSKGIIHRDLKPQNILLSNPGGRRANPNNIRVKIADFGFARYLQSNMMAATLCGSPMYMAPEVIMSQHYDGKADLWSIGTIVYQCLTGKAPFQASSPQDLRLFYEKNKTLVPTIPRETSAPLRQLLLSLLQRNHRDRMDFDEFFHHPFLDASAAVKKSPPVPVPSYPSSGSGSSSSSSSTSHLASPPSLGDMQQLQKTLISPAEAAGFLQGSRDSGGSSKDSCDTDDFVMVPAQFAGDLVAEVAGSRPPPDSLMCSGSSLVASAGLESHGQTPSPSPPCSSSPSPSGCGASVPIPVPTQLHNYQRIEQNLQSPAHCQTSRSSTVRRSGSASPLGFTRASLSPPTHVEHGAALARKLSLGGGRPYTPSPQGELCNEQAGPMASCSDTDPAPLPQVGTIPERPGWSRVPSPQGAEIRAGRSPRSGSSVPEHSSHLTGLGSRLHSAPNLSDLHVIRPKLPKPPTDPLGLTFSPPPASPPQLAPGLPPCRPLRGSPKLPDFLQRNPLPPILGSPTKAVSTLDFPKTPSSQNLLTLLARQGVVVTPPRNRTLPDLSEAGPLHGQPLGPGLRLPEDAKSPFGRSFSTGRLTDLLLKAAFGTQAPDSGSTDSLQERPMDVAPSAGFGGSLHPGARAGGASSPAPVVFTVGSPPSGTTPPQGPRTRMFSVGSSSSLSSAGSSSARHLVPAEAPPELPIPGHCCSFADPLTVNLEGAVTFEAPDLPEETLMEQEHTEILHSLRFTLVFAEHILEMAALKGSASEAAGGPEFQLQESVVADQISLLSREWGFAEQLVLYLKVAELLSAGLQTAIEQIRAGKLCLSSTVKQVVRELNELYKASVVSCEGLSLRLQRFFMDKHRLLDRIQSVTAEKLIFSHAVQMVQSAALDEMFHRREDCVQRYHKALLLLEGLQHILTDQADVESIAKCKLCIERRLSALLTGICP